The genome window GCTTTCTGCGATATGTTAGTAGAGAGGAAGCCTACAATGTTGTTTAGAAGCATCCCACCTTGCCGCATTCCCAGGTATATTCGCCATCGTGATTCGAGGGGTTGCGAGACACGGGATTCGCGGTCGCGAGCGAGAGGAGGGAGACCAAACTTAGGAGAATGCGCATGTTTTTAACCGGGTCGGTCTACTTTATAATGCTTTGAAGTGATAGTCGTGGGAGTGCTGTATGGCCAGAAGATCTTGGAGACACGAGAGGGCCGCCAGGTTCCAAGAGCGTGCTTCTTATAGGCAATCCGTCGTCCTCATTCAGTCGTCAAACGCTGTGATTGGAAGCAACATCACTGCTCAAGGCTTGGTGAATagctgttgaagctgctttGAATTATAACCGGACATTCGACCACAAATCTGTCTTGACACTCATCACCTGAACTGTTGGATTGAGCGTCTAGTCCATTTGTGCATACAGTAAACGATGTTTGACCAGTCAATAATGACTGTGGGTCAGCTCCTGCTGAGCTCATTTAGTGCAACAATATGAGTGCATCAGACGAATCATTGAGGTAACATTGGCTGGCCTGGAGTCATACCATTGTGCATTTTGTTACATAGAATTCATCGAACCTGTGATAATCCAATGAAACTACCCTATAGAGGTGAGGTGGTGCCGTTGTTTACGGATCAACAGAAAGGCCGAACCACCAACGGTCGTCCCTCCCGCGACTGGGGTGACAGCTCGGATGTCATAGCGGGGCACCACCTCGAGAGCTCCGACCTTCTTCCGCCTGCCTAGAGGAAGCTCAAACTCTCAATCTTTGTACCAATCAATCCGAATAGCATTTCTGTTACTTCGAGTTCATTATCTTTGACTTGTAACGCACCAAGACCGCATCTTCTACTTCTACATTATCAGCTTTCTCAATACCCCTCCATCCGTTACCCCGCGCTTATGATCTGAAACCATCAGGCTCACACCATCGTGAAGCTCGCTCAGTATGGCTTCTGGTACAATCAGTGCCACGCCGCAGGCGGTGATGGGCCACGTTACGAAGCTCAGTGATAATGACCCCGACTTCCGTTTCATGGCCCTAAACGATTTACTTCAACTTCTGAATATCGCCAAACCAGACTTTCTGCACCACGACTATAATATCGCGGCTCGTACTGTTGATAGTCTCATCAAGGTGTTGGACGATCAAAATGGTGAGGTGCAGAACCTCGCAGTGAAGTGGTATGTTGAGCAGACAGACCAATCTGTGAAGTGCTAACGGCAATCAGCCTGGGCCCATTTGTGGGCAAGATCCCGACACCCGTTATCGCTCCCATGATCGAGAAGCTCTCGTctctgaagctcaagaactcCGTGGACAATGCTGTTCCTTCACTTGCACTGCGAAATGTCATCATCGCTCTCCCTCGACCAGTTCCAGGCATCCCACCAACACACGATGTGGGGGAAGCATATAGCGCCATCAGCCGCGTGCTGATCCCCCGGCTTATTGGACCCGGCCCCAAAACTCAGGTTCCAAAGAACCCCAGggtctctcttcctcccgTCCCCGAGGGACTCCTACAAAATGAAGGCGACCTCAACGCAGAAGCTGTCGATGTATTGATTGAGGTTGTCCGATGCTTTGGACCTATGCTCGTCCAGGTTGAAGTAGAGGCTATGCAAGAGGTTGTTATTCAGCTACTTGAAAGCGAGAAAGGGACATCAGTTGTCAAGAAGAGGGCTGTCGTGGCTATATCTATGCTCGCTGTCTATTTGTCTGACGAACACTTGGAAGAAGTAGTCAGGCGAATCACCCTTGGTCTAACGAAGCAAATCAGCCCTGTTACCAGGAGATTATACATCTCGATCCTCGGTAGTATGGCCCGGTCGATTCCCGCACGATTTGGACCCCATCTCGCCAGTGCTGCACCCCTGATTATCAAGGCACTTAGtgaggaggagcttcaaGAACATCTCGATGCTCTTAGCGACGGAGACGATCTTGGGCAAGATTTCAACGAGGTCCGAGAAGCTGCTTTGGTAGCCCTAgatgccttcttggcctcatgCCCCCAAGAGATGCGCCCGTTCACAGATGAAACCATAGAAGCCTGCCTGCGATATCTCAAATATGACCCCAACTACAACGTggacgacgaggacgaggatatggaggatgaagaggaagacgaagaaatggatgaggatgacgaatTCGATGCCGACGATGGCtttgaggacgacgatgacgacgccAGCTGGAAGGTTCGACGGTGCGCTGCAAAGACCATCTACACAGTTATTTCAACACGTGGTAGTGGTGACCTGCTCGAGAACGGTGTTCTCTACAACCAGACGGCACCTCATCTTGTCAAACGTATTTCTGAACGAGAGGAGAATGTTCGCCTTGAGATCATTTCAGCACTTTCGCTCTTGGTTCGCAAGACTGGTGAAGGACTTCCCACAACAGACCTCTCCCTAGACGATCTTGAGCCGGACTCCGAGACCCGCATCCCCATCAGCCGAAAACGAAGACGTCAGAGTAGTGGTGGAGGTGCTTCTGCATCCCAATTCATGTCAGGATCTGGATTGGTTTCACCAGTCTTGGAGAAAATTCCACCTAGCGGCCCGCGAGCTGACTTGGCTCGCCTTACACCGTCTATCGTTAAGGCAATCACCAAGCAactcaagggcaagactaTCCCTACCAAGCAGGCAGTCATAAAGCTTCTGGATGACATAGTTTCAGTTCAACACGGCGGATTGGCCGAGTACTTTGACCAAGTCATTGGACCTATAATTGAGGCTATCCAGCCTACTGGTGCTGTAACTGCCTCGACTCAAGTGGCGTCCCATTCCGGCTCCTCTTCAGCGACCCCAAGCACATTGAGAATAACTGCTCTTAGCATGATCAGTGACATTGCCAAGACTCACTCGTCAACTATTCTACAGCCCTATCTTACGAAGATTGTCGATGGTGTTGCATCTGCTGCCAACAACCGTTTCTACAAGATCTCAAGTGAGGCTATCCGCACCGTTGAGGAGTTGATCAAGACGATTACTCCACCACGGTCACGTAATGCTGCTTCCAAGTACAAGGCTGAGTTGGAAAAGCTTTATACCGTCATTATAGACAGGTCATCCGCCCAGGATGCCGATGCCGAGGTTCGCCAACGCGCCATTCATGCATTGGGAGTCCTTGTTTCGCGAGCTTCAACCTCCGAGGGATCTTCCCTTCTCTCTGAGGATAAGGTAAAGACTGCCCTGGAAGTCCTCCAAGAGAGACTGAAGAATGAGACTACTCGCCTTGCTGCTGTCCGCGCTGTGGAGAACGTGGCCCGTTATGCCCGGACCCCCGAACAACTGGACAAGGTATGGGTTCAGGATGTTAGTTTGGAACTGGCAGCACAGCTTCGAAAAGCAAATCGGTCGCTCCGTGGCTCCAGTATTATTGCTCTTCGTAACCTTGTCTTGTCGCCCGCCACGAAGGGTCAGCTCGAACCTGACACTATTCAAGGAATTGTCACCGAATTGATGCCTATCATCGTTAATAGCGACGCGCATCTTCTTGGACCGACATTAATTATCCTTGCAAGCTTGGTGCCCGAGCACCCTGAGCTGGTGGTCACTGATGAGATGATCGATGCCATCTCACAGCTGCTCAAGGAACATCACGCAGGAATCGTTCTTGACCAACTTCTTGCGCTAGTCAGCAATATTGGCGAGAGCGGAGTCGGCCAGGGGCTCATGCAGGGACTTCTGAAAAACGTAAGCGTTGCAGGTGATCCTCCCGTCGTCGGTAAAGTCATTGGAACTCTGCTCGTTACCGGTGGAGATTCAGTTGGCGTCAAGCTTGATAGCTTTGCCACGGAGCTCTATACAAGTGCTAAAACAAACGACGAAGCCCGAGTCAGTCTTGCACTGGCTGTTCTAGGTGAAGCCGGAAAGAGACTCGGAACAAGCTCGACCATGAAGCCTGATCTTTTCTTGGACCAGTTCCACAAGGAACCAGACAAGGTTTCTCTCTCGGCAGCCGTGGCTCTTGGTCAGGCAGGTTCTGGCAATGTTCCGGAATTCCTTCCCGTCATCTTGAAGACCATGCAGAAAGGCGGAAACACTCAGTACCTCCTTATTCAGTCCATCAAGGAAATCCTGCAATCGATCTCTGCACAGTCTACTGACCTGCGAAACTACGCCCCAGCTATCTGGgacgagcttctcgaggctTCCGACAATGCTGACAACAGAGTCGTTTGTGCTGAATGTGTTGGACGACTTGTTACACTCGACCCTGCCGTTTTCATTCCACGCCTTCAGGTACACATGCTCAAACCCTTCCATTCTGAATGTTCTAACTCTCTATAGGCTCTCTTGAAGGACCAGTCTTTGGGTATTCGAGGAATGGCTGTTCAAGCTGTTCGCTATACCCTTCCTGAAAGTGACGAGGTTTTGGACGTGATGCTACGGGAGGTTCTAATTCAGATGCTCCTGACAATGCTACAAGACTCCGATATGGATATTCGCCGACTGGCAATGATCACACTCACTACAGCTGCTCGCTCGAAGCCAGATCTAATCCACCCGCACTTGGGAGAACTAATGCCATTTGTTCTGCAAGAATCggtcatcaagaaggaacTTGTGAAGGAAGTGATGATGGGTCCTTTCAAGCACACAGTCgacgatggccttgaggTCCGAAAGGTGCGTCTACGATCAACTCGTTGTGAACAGGAACTGACTTGTAGCAGAGCGCGTATGAGACACTGTACGCATTGATGGAGACTGCATTCAGTCGCATCAATAACATCGACTTCTACGATCGTGTCGTCGCTGGTCTCAAGGATGATAATGATATTAGGCAGCTCTGCAATCTCATGGTGACCAAGCTGATCGTGATCGACCCCGATGAGACAACTCGACGTTTGAACTCGATCGCTGAGGCGTACAGAACTGTCCTCTCGGTGAAGCTTAAGGATAATGCTGTAAAGCAGGACGTGGAGAAACAAGAGGAAGCCAACAAGAGCATTCTCAGAGTGACTTCGCTCCTaggagagaagatgaaggccaTGACTGGTAACGCCGGGGCAGCTACCAGTaacgctgctgctgccagtaCCTGGACAGGGTACTGGGATTGGGTTAacaaggagtttgagaagcagtTGAAAACACTGAGGGAGGAGAACAACCAATTGCAGACCCGGATGGTCTAGCATCTAGATGGCAATGGCGATGACAATACTGCAAGACGCAGTTCAGAAAACCCACTCGAATCATCCTCCAACACAACGATCGGTGCCCCGAGGGCCACCATATGGCGCGTAGGGAAGAggtactatttataaagcgATTACAACATTTATACAGCCTTGGACCATGGATGGTTACCGGTGGTGGCGGATGGATCCTATAAAGCGAGAAAATTAGTTGCACTACTACACGAAACACGAGTTTTATTAGTTAAAAGTCTTGGGAATAACTTGGTTTCTCGTTTATTGGTTTGGCTACTTTGTGACCTCTTCATTGTTGCTGCTAGCGACTGAATCACTGAATCACTTTGGGGGCCAAGATTAAGTGGACATGTAGGTAACCAGGAAGCCATTCTCATTTCTTGAGACCTCCCGAGATGATTCTCAAGCTTTTGGATTAAAAAGTGGTTGCCGTTGAGGATTAGGCTCATATTCCTTGACTCCTCTCGCCTGTGTATCTTTGCCTTTAAACACCTACTCATCTTGTAGCTGAGATAATCTCAACATTATTCGGCGCAGGATGATGCCTAAATAGGTAAGTGGGATAAAGAGCATGATGGCCAGGCCAAGGAATGGTGAGTCGAGGACTGCATAGGGGCCAGGATGTTATGCGGGGGATTATGCACCTTGCGGGAGGATAACGCGCcgtcttatttatataaagctcaATCACCACATTCATTTTCAGCGGATCGAGTCCTGTATTCATCGCTTCAGTCTTTGAGTGACTTGCATGATGAAGATCCAAGCGcagtctctctctcttttgcTTTTCCTCACTGGCGATGTACTCGCTGCAAAGAACTACCATTGTCCTCCAATTGGCCCCGTCCTCCCTGCACCAACTGACCCAAGCTCACATCAAAATGTGAAACTTGCCATTGAAGCTATCACAGAGactataaaggcctattcGAGCCTTCTGCACAGCACAGCTGTCTCAGTCGGTGTCACGTCAATTTACGAAGACAAACCCTTGCTGGATTTTCATCATACGCCAGAGAATCTTGATCCTCGCGGCGTGAGCAAGATCGATGCCGACTCGGTTTATCGCATCGGTAGTATCTCTAAGACGTATACTACCCTTGCAGCGCTTAAACTAAACGGAGTGGGCATGCATGACCCGGTGACGAAATACGTCCCTGAATTAAGGAAGCTGAATAAACAGCAGAGTGAGAATAATGCAATCACGACTGTTGATTGGGATAAGGTATCGCTGCAGGCTCTGGCGTCGCACATGGGAGGCCTGCCTGCTGATTGTAAGTTTTGCGTTCAATGAGAAGTAGGATACTGATGTGTGTTAGTGGTGACGGACTTGACGAGCTTTAGGAATTGGACTGACCTCGGCCTTCCTGTTCCGCATGATGTCTTGGGATGTGCAGGTCTTGTTGGAATTCCTCCTTGTGAATCTCAAGGTGAGTAATAGCCATCAAACATGGACTTGGCTTACGTGGGTAGACTTCTGGTACAATTTTGGCAAACGACCTCCGACTTTTGCACCTTGGAGCAATCCCGTGTACTCGAACATCgccttcttcgtcatcagcCTAGTCGTAGAGAGAGTTTCGGGAGAGTCGTTCGAAGAGTTTGTGCAGAAGaatgttcttgatgtcgcGGGAATGAATAGCACGACTTATGCAAAGCCCGATGACTCGGTGGGAGCCATTGGACCTGACGATATCTTCTGGAATAGTTCTATCGGTATCCTTGGCCCGTAAGTCGGATCATGTCTGTGGGTACTAGCATCTGGCTGACTTGTACAGGGGTGGCTCGTTCTACTCATCAACAAGAGACCTCCTCGCCTTCGGATCTTCTATCCTCAAGCACGAGTTCTTGGACCTGGCAGAAACGAATAAGTGGCTCAAACCTGTGACTTTCACGAGTGGTAGGGGACAGTTTATCGGCGCACCCTGGGAAATCGTGCGATCTAATAAGCTGACCTCTGACGAACGGGTGGTCACCGCCTACACCAAAGGGGGCGATATAGGAACTTATCATTCTATCTTTGCAATGATTCCGGACTATGGTATAGTTATAAGCGTATTGGTGGGAGGACCTGAGAATGCGGGGGGTCTCCCCtatgtcttcttctcaatgatCGCAAAAGCCCTTGTGCCCGCTCTTGAAGCAGCGGGTAAGGACCAAGCGAAGAAGGCATTTGCAGGGACATACACCAATGAAGACACAAACTCGACTCTCGTTCtcgatgttgatgacgatggccCAGGGTTGAGCATCACAAAGTGGATAGTTCGTGGAACAGACGTCTCGACGCATTGGCTTCACTACCTCTCCGTGCTCAACCCCAACGTACCCAAGATCTCACTTTCCGGGCGGCTATATCCTACAGATCTCAAAGCGGGGAACAAGACAGCGTGGAGAGCAATGTTTAGAATCGGTACGGCAAGTCAGATTGGTATGCAGGAGGGGTTGTTATTCTGGGAGGATGCGAGTTGTATGAGTTGGGCGATGGTAGATAGAGCAGCGTATGAGTTTCTGGGACTGGATGAGATGGTGTTTGAGAGTGAGGATGGAAGGGCTAGGGAGGTTGAGTTGTTGGGATTCAAGACTACTTTGAAGAGGAGTGAGAAGGAGTGATGAACATGTGTATTGTGTCTATATAAGAAGCGCCAGAGCTTAACAAATCGCTTTCGTTGTCTGCGATCGTTGCGTAGAGGATAGCCGTTGGATATATGCCGTAATCTGATTGAGAATATCAAGTGTGGTATTGTGTCAAAGACGAGGACTCGAGACGTTGATGAGAGGTATCGTGCA of Fusarium musae strain F31 chromosome 5, whole genome shotgun sequence contains these proteins:
- a CDS encoding hypothetical protein (EggNog:ENOG41~MEROPS:MER0026262) yields the protein MKIQAQSLSLLLFLTGDVLAAKNYHCPPIGPVLPAPTDPSSHQNVKLAIEAITETIKAYSSLLHSTAVSVGVTSIYEDKPLLDFHHTPENLDPRGVSKIDADSVYRIGSISKTYTTLAALKLNGVGMHDPVTKYVPELRKLNKQQSENNAITTVDWDKVSLQALASHMGGLPADYFWYNFGKRPPTFAPWSNPVYSNIAFFVISLVVERVSGESFEEFVQKNVLDVAGMNSTTYAKPDDSVGAIGPDDIFWNSSIGILGPGGSFYSSTRDLLAFGSSILKHEFLDLAETNKWLKPVTFTSGRGQFIGAPWEIVRSNKLTSDERVVTAYTKGGDIGTYHSIFAMIPDYGIVISVLVGGPENAGGLPYVFFSMIAKALVPALEAAGKDQAKKAFAGTYTNEDTNSTLVLDVDDDGPGLSITKWIVRGTDVSTHWLHYLSVLNPNVPKISLSGRLYPTDLKAGNKTAWRAMFRIGTASQIGMQEGLLFWEDASCMSWAMVDRAAYEFLGLDEMVFESEDGRAREVELLGFKTTLKRSEKE